In the genome of uncultured Pseudomonas sp., the window AGATTGGAAGAACGCGTTCGAGCGTAGCTACAACATTCTCCAGCGCGAGCCCGGTAAAAAGTTGATCGCCACCTACTTTGGCGGCCTGGAAGACAACCTCGGTCTGGCCGCCAGCCTGCCGGTGGATGGCCTGCATATCGATCTGGTGCGCGCGCCGGAGCAGTTCCCCAGCATTCTCGACCGCTTGCCGGCCTACAAGGTGTTGTCGCTCGGTGTGGTGGACGGGCGCAACATCTGGCGCACCGATCTAGACAGCACGCTGGCCATTCTGCAACAGGCTCAGGAGCGTTTGGGCGAGCGTTTGTGGGTAGCACCGAGTTGCTCGCTGCTGCACAGCCCGGTCGACCTGAGCCGTGAAGAGCAGCTGGATGATGAGCTGAAAAGCTGGCTGGCCTTTGCCGTACAAAAGTGCGCGGAAGTCGCGCTGCTGACCGCGGCCCTGAATGACCCGCAGAACACCGCGGTGCAAACTGCCCTGGCCGAGAGCCGCGCCGTGCAGGCCAGCCGTGCGCAGTCGCCGCGTATTCACAAGCCGGCGGTGCAGGCGCGTCTGGCGGCCATTAGTGCCGCCGACAGTCAGCGTCAGTCGCCGTTTGCTCAGCGTATCGAGCAGCAACGTGCGCGCTTGCAACTGCCCGTCTTCCCCACGACCACCATTGGCTCGTTTCCGCAGACCGCTGCAATTCGCTTGGCGCGGCAGTCGTTCAAGGCCGGCAAGCTGTCGCTGGCCGACTACACCGAAGCCATGCACAGCGAGATTCGCCACGCAGTTGAGGTGCAGGAAAACCTCGGCCTGGATGTGCTGGTGCACGGTGAGGCCGAGCGTAATGACATGGTCGAGTACTTCGCCGAGCAACTCGATGGCTATGCCTTTACCCGCTTCGGCTGGGTGCAGAGTTACGGCTCGCGTTGCGTCAAGCCGGCGGTGATTTTCGGCGATTTGAGCCGCCCGCAGGCGATGACCGTGGAGTGGATTGGTTATGCCCAAGGGCTGACCAGCAAGGCGATGAAGGGCATGCTCACCGGCCCGGTGACCATGCTGATGTGGTCGTTCCCGCGTGACGACATTTCCCGCGAGCAACAGGCGCGCCAGTTGGCCCTGGCGATTCGTGACGAAGTGCTGGATCTGGAAGCGGCCGGGATCAAGATTATCCAGGTCGACGAAGCGGCGTTCCGCGAAGGGCTACCGTTGCGACAGGCGCAGTGGCAGGCCTATCTGGATTGGGCCACCGACGCTTTCCGTCTGTGCGTTTCGGGCGTGCGCGACGAGACGCAGATCCACACGCACATGTGCTACAGCGAGTTCAACGCTGTGATCGAGTCCATCGCCGCCATGGATGCCGACGTGATCACCATCGAAACTTCGCGCTCAGACATGCAGTTGTTGCAGGCCTTCGAGGCGTTTGCTTACCCCAATGATATCGGCCCCGGGGTCTACGACATTCACTCGCCACGCGTGCCGGACACGGCCGAGATGACCACGCTGCTGCGTAAGGCCGCGCAACGCATCCCCGTTGAGCGCTTGTGGGTCAATCCGGACTGCGGCCTGAAAACCCGCGCCTGGCCGGAAACCGAAGCGGCGTTGGTCAATATGGTCGCGGCGGCCCGTCAGCTGCGTACTGAACTGGCCTGACTGCTGTTCTGTCGCGGCTAAAGCCCCTCCCACGGAGCCTGTTGCGTCTGTGGGAGGGGCTTTAGCCGCGAGTTTCTGTAGTTTTTGTAGTTGCTAGGCAACCGCTCGTCTTCCTTCATCAAACTGTCACGGTTTTGTGGCAGCGCGTGCGAACAACTTTCACCACACTCGCGCCTTAATGGGGGGCTGCGTTTCGCTGTCCTGCGATGTGGTGATGTTATGCGTGTACTTATTCTTCTCGCTGCGCTGTTGTGCGGCGTGCCTGCTTTTGCAGCCCAACGTTGTGATGTTCAGGTGCCGGCTGAAATGGCCGAGCTGGGCGAGGTGCGTCTGGCATACCAGAGCATCGGCCGCGCCAGTGACCCGGCGCTGCTGCTGGTAATGGGCCTGGGCGGGCAACTGATTCACTGGCCCGATGAAGTGGTCGCGCGCCTGTGCGAGCAAGGCTTTCGCGTCATTCGTTTTGATAATCGTGATGTGGGGTTGAGCACCTGGGCGCAGGCCGCGCCGTCGATCAATCTGACCTACGAAGCGCTGCGGTATCGCCTGGGCCTGTCGGTGAGCGCACCTTATGGTTTGCGTGACATGGCCGGCGATGCCTTGGGGCTGATGGATAGTCTGAGCGTAAAGCAATTCCATGTGTTGGGGGCGAGCATGGGCGGGATGATTGCTCAGCATCTGGCGGCTATAGCGCCTGAGCGGGTGCAGAGCCTGACCTTGATCATGACCAGCTCTGGCGCCCAAGGCTTGCCGGCACCGAGTGACTCGCTGTTGGCATTGCTGGCCAAGCGTGAAGCGCCTAACCGCGCGGTGGCATTGGAGCAGCAGGCTGATCTGTTGGCCGCGTTGGGCAGCCCGACCGTCAGCGATGACCGTGAACTGTTGTTGCAGCAGGCAGAACTGGCTTACGACCGCGCCTTCAACCCCGAAGGTGTGCAACGCCAACTGTTGGCGATATTGGCCGAGCCGAGTCGGGTTGAACTGCTTAATCGTCTACGGGTGCCGACCCTGGTGGTGCATGGCACTGCCGATCCGTTGCTGCCGGTGATGCACGGCGTGCATGTGGCGGCGCATATCAAAGGCAGTGAGTTGAAGCTGATTCCGGGGCTGGCCCATCGCTTTCAGGAGGCGTTCAAGGAGCCGTTGCTGGCGGCGGTGTTGCCGCACTTACAGGCGCATCGCCAGGATGGGCAGTGGGCACAGCTGTAATGATCTAACTGATTTAAAACGGAGCCAGCAGCCGGTCAAACCGGCCGCTGCTTGGAGCACTCAGCGAGTGCCGAGGAAGTCGCGCTTGCCGATGGCCACGCCGTTATGACGCAGGATGGCGTAGGCGGTGGTGAGGTGGAAGTAGAAGTTCGGTAGTACGTGATCAAGCAGGAAGGCCTGGCCCTGGAAGTGGGTTTCCTTGTCGCGGCGCTTGAGGGTGATGGTGCGGGTTTCGCTGCCGTCGATCTGCGCGGCGTTCAGGCTCTGCAGGAAGGTCAGGGTCTTGGCGATACGCGCCTGCAGTTCGGCGAAGCTGGTTTCGTCGTCGGCATGGCTCGGCGCGTCAACTTCAGCCAGCAGCGCCGCGCCCGCTTTGACGCCGTCGCA includes:
- the metE gene encoding 5-methyltetrahydropteroyltriglutamate--homocysteine S-methyltransferase, with the protein product MALSHSLGFPRIGRDRELKKALEAYWKGELDEAGLQAVGRTLRAAHWQVQKDAGIDLLPVGDFAWYDQVLTHSLSFGVIPERFRPHNAKPSLDTLFAMARGVSANNNSQNACCGAAHAQPASAQELTKWFDTNYHYLVPEFSADQQFQLSWEQLFEEVAEAHSLGHSVKPVLIGPLTYLWLGKAKGEAFDRLDLLERLLPVYGEILQRLATQGVEWVQIDEPILALDLPQDWKNAFERSYNILQREPGKKLIATYFGGLEDNLGLAASLPVDGLHIDLVRAPEQFPSILDRLPAYKVLSLGVVDGRNIWRTDLDSTLAILQQAQERLGERLWVAPSCSLLHSPVDLSREEQLDDELKSWLAFAVQKCAEVALLTAALNDPQNTAVQTALAESRAVQASRAQSPRIHKPAVQARLAAISAADSQRQSPFAQRIEQQRARLQLPVFPTTTIGSFPQTAAIRLARQSFKAGKLSLADYTEAMHSEIRHAVEVQENLGLDVLVHGEAERNDMVEYFAEQLDGYAFTRFGWVQSYGSRCVKPAVIFGDLSRPQAMTVEWIGYAQGLTSKAMKGMLTGPVTMLMWSFPRDDISREQQARQLALAIRDEVLDLEAAGIKIIQVDEAAFREGLPLRQAQWQAYLDWATDAFRLCVSGVRDETQIHTHMCYSEFNAVIESIAAMDADVITIETSRSDMQLLQAFEAFAYPNDIGPGVYDIHSPRVPDTAEMTTLLRKAAQRIPVERLWVNPDCGLKTRAWPETEAALVNMVAAARQLRTELA
- a CDS encoding alpha/beta hydrolase, translating into MRVLILLAALLCGVPAFAAQRCDVQVPAEMAELGEVRLAYQSIGRASDPALLLVMGLGGQLIHWPDEVVARLCEQGFRVIRFDNRDVGLSTWAQAAPSINLTYEALRYRLGLSVSAPYGLRDMAGDALGLMDSLSVKQFHVLGASMGGMIAQHLAAIAPERVQSLTLIMTSSGAQGLPAPSDSLLALLAKREAPNRAVALEQQADLLAALGSPTVSDDRELLLQQAELAYDRAFNPEGVQRQLLAILAEPSRVELLNRLRVPTLVVHGTADPLLPVMHGVHVAAHIKGSELKLIPGLAHRFQEAFKEPLLAAVLPHLQAHRQDGQWAQL
- a CDS encoding DUF1993 family protein, whose product is MSMSMYQTSIPVFTRQLTNLSTILGIAAAHAEEKKIEQSVFLNARLAPDMFPLSRQVQIACDGVKAGAALLAEVDAPSHADDETSFAELQARIAKTLTFLQSLNAAQIDGSETRTITLKRRDKETHFQGQAFLLDHVLPNFYFHLTTAYAILRHNGVAIGKRDFLGTR